From Spirosoma aerolatum, one genomic window encodes:
- a CDS encoding glutaminase family protein, which produces MRNSTIQYTSTLLFLLFLTGWTQAQTLRPPAYPLITHDPYFSLWSMTDKLTDSPTRHWTGKPQSLEGIIRVDGKPYQFLGAVPTTYEPILASGESKPYSAKYTLEKPDKGWEKADYDDSKWMSGTGPFGDTPDAHTKWVNSQTMKEGIYVRREFTYDGKADLSKLLLVLNHDDDVVIYLNGTKILDKPDYVNEYIYLPFPEAGQKALKTGKNVLAVHCVSPRGGSFIDVGIVNPITNSSVSAATQTDVTVSATQTRYTFIAGPVNLTVNFLSPLLLDELEVAARPVSYVSFDVQSSDKKPHSVQVFFSESGTIATNTIGQEVITKTAQTSGLTYQVVGTEAQPVLGRKGDNVRIDWGYAYLAAPQQAGNQTASGLANGLKQGFLAKGQLPATGTRPGPKAAVDIALAAVLDFNNITGPATKHLLLGYDDLYSVQYFKQNLRAWWRRDGKTSMADLLQIAESDYNRLRQKCTTFDAKLRADAQKAGGKEYADLCVLAYRQTIAAHKIVAGPKGETFFFSKENFSNGSIGTVDITYPSAPLFLLYNPLLLKGMMEPIFQYSESGRWTKPFAAHDVGTYPLANGQTYGEDMPVEECGNMLILTGAIAKAEGNANYAKQHWKTLTTWVEYLKKDGFDPANQLCTDDFAGHIARNANLSLKAILGIAAYGQLAGQLGDKATAESYLKTAKEMAAKWQPLALDKTASDKTHYDLTFENPADTWSQKYNLVWDKLLGINIFPKDIAQKEIAYYLTKQEPYGLPLDSRKTYTKSDWIMWTATMASSSKDFQALIRPVWRYANETPSRVPLSDWHETVNAKQVGFQARSVVGGYFIKMLEGKLAK; this is translated from the coding sequence ATGCGCAATAGCACAATTCAGTACACATCAACTCTTCTTTTCTTACTTTTTCTTACGGGTTGGACACAGGCCCAAACCCTGCGCCCCCCCGCTTATCCACTCATCACGCACGATCCTTATTTTAGTTTGTGGAGTATGACCGATAAACTGACCGACTCCCCTACCCGCCACTGGACGGGTAAGCCTCAATCGCTGGAGGGCATTATTCGGGTCGATGGTAAGCCGTATCAGTTTTTAGGTGCCGTACCGACAACCTACGAACCCATTCTGGCATCGGGTGAGTCGAAGCCTTATTCGGCTAAGTACACGCTGGAAAAACCCGACAAAGGCTGGGAGAAGGCTGATTATGATGATAGTAAATGGATGTCGGGCACAGGTCCTTTTGGCGATACCCCCGATGCGCATACCAAATGGGTCAACAGCCAGACCATGAAAGAGGGTATCTACGTTCGTCGGGAATTTACCTATGATGGAAAAGCCGATCTATCAAAACTTCTGCTGGTACTCAATCATGACGACGACGTAGTGATCTACCTCAACGGCACCAAAATTCTCGATAAACCCGATTACGTCAACGAATACATCTATCTGCCGTTCCCCGAAGCAGGTCAGAAGGCACTTAAAACGGGCAAGAACGTGCTGGCCGTTCACTGTGTAAGTCCACGCGGAGGGTCGTTTATTGACGTCGGTATTGTTAACCCCATCACCAACTCGTCGGTCTCCGCAGCAACGCAAACGGATGTGACGGTATCGGCAACGCAAACCCGCTACACCTTTATAGCCGGGCCTGTCAATCTAACGGTCAACTTCCTGTCGCCCCTATTACTCGACGAACTGGAGGTAGCGGCTCGCCCTGTAAGCTACGTTTCCTTCGATGTACAATCGTCGGATAAGAAGCCCCACTCGGTACAGGTATTTTTTAGTGAATCGGGCACCATTGCGACCAACACCATCGGCCAGGAGGTGATTACGAAAACGGCCCAGACCAGTGGCCTCACCTATCAGGTGGTTGGCACAGAAGCCCAGCCCGTATTAGGCCGTAAAGGAGACAATGTCCGTATTGATTGGGGGTATGCCTATCTGGCTGCTCCCCAACAGGCCGGAAACCAAACCGCATCGGGCTTGGCTAATGGGCTAAAACAGGGTTTTCTGGCAAAAGGCCAGTTGCCAGCTACGGGTACCCGACCAGGACCTAAGGCGGCTGTCGATATAGCCCTCGCTGCCGTGCTGGACTTCAACAACATAACCGGCCCAGCTACCAAACATCTCCTGCTGGGCTACGACGATCTGTATTCGGTGCAGTATTTCAAGCAGAATTTACGGGCCTGGTGGCGTCGGGATGGAAAAACGTCTATGGCCGATCTGTTGCAGATAGCCGAGAGCGATTACAACCGACTTCGTCAGAAATGCACCACGTTCGACGCCAAACTCCGTGCCGATGCCCAGAAAGCAGGCGGCAAAGAATACGCCGACTTGTGCGTACTGGCCTATCGTCAGACTATTGCTGCCCATAAGATTGTAGCCGGTCCCAAAGGAGAAACATTCTTTTTCTCAAAAGAGAATTTCTCGAATGGCTCCATCGGTACGGTCGACATCACCTATCCGTCGGCTCCACTCTTCCTGCTATATAACCCGCTTCTGTTGAAAGGCATGATGGAACCCATTTTTCAGTATTCGGAAAGTGGCCGATGGACCAAGCCTTTTGCCGCTCACGACGTAGGGACGTACCCCCTGGCAAATGGGCAAACCTATGGTGAAGATATGCCCGTGGAGGAATGTGGCAATATGTTGATTCTGACGGGTGCTATTGCCAAAGCCGAAGGCAATGCCAACTACGCTAAGCAACACTGGAAAACGCTGACTACCTGGGTAGAATACCTGAAAAAGGATGGATTCGATCCGGCCAATCAGCTTTGTACCGACGATTTTGCCGGTCATATCGCCCGAAATGCCAACCTGTCGTTGAAAGCTATTCTGGGTATTGCCGCTTACGGCCAACTGGCAGGGCAACTGGGCGACAAAGCCACGGCTGAAAGCTACCTCAAGACGGCGAAAGAAATGGCCGCTAAATGGCAACCCCTGGCTCTGGACAAAACCGCATCGGATAAAACGCATTACGACCTTACGTTTGAAAATCCGGCCGACACCTGGAGTCAAAAGTATAATCTAGTGTGGGATAAGCTTTTAGGTATCAACATTTTCCCCAAAGACATTGCCCAAAAAGAAATCGCCTACTACCTGACCAAGCAGGAGCCGTATGGCCTGCCACTGGACAGCCGCAAGACCTACACCAAGTCAGACTGGATTATGTGGACCGCTACGATGGCGAGTTCATCCAAAGATTTTCAGGCGCTGATAAGACCTGTCTGGCGGTATGCCAACGAAACCCCCTCGCGGGTGCCCCTTTCCGACTGGCACGAAACCGTCAACGCCAAACAGGTTGGTTTTCAGGCCCGATCTGTAGTGGGTGGTTATTTTATTAAAATGCTCGAAGGCAAACTGGCTAAATAA